In Phocoena phocoena chromosome 19, mPhoPho1.1, whole genome shotgun sequence, a genomic segment contains:
- the LOC136138371 gene encoding olfactory receptor 4D2-like: MKSGSLTWVSEFVLLGLSQTQELQFLFLMFLFVYTTTLMGNLLIMVTVTSDSWLQTPMYFLFQNLAILDLCFSSVTAPKMLVDFLTEKKTISYQGCMAQVFLFYFLGGAMIFFLSVTAYDYLAAISRPLYYVTIMNTQLCVGLVVTAWMVGFVHSTSQLALMLPLPFCSPNILGSFYCDVPQVLRLACTDTSVLEFLTISSSEMLDVILFLLLPISYSVFLVMLRSHSGKVRRKAASTCTTHIIVVPMVFIQSIYLYAWPFTSFSMDKAVSFSHRAVTPMVNPMIYTLRNQEMQAAVKRLRRHWVVCKRE, from the coding sequence ATGAAATCAGGAAGCCTCACATGGGTATCAGAATTTGTCCTCCTGGGGCTCTCCCAGACTCAGGAGCTCCAGTTCTTGTTTCTGATGTTCCTATTTGTCTATACCACCACTCTCATGGGAAACCTCCTTATCATGGTCACGGTGACCTCTGATTCCTGGCTTCAGACTCCCATGTATTTTCTGTTCCAAAACCTGGCTATCTTAGACCTCTGTTTCTCCTCAGTCACTGCCCCAAAGATGCTTGTGGACTTCCTCACTGAGAAGAAGACCATCTCCTACCAGGGCTGCATGGCCCAGGTCTTCTTGTTCTACTTTCTGGGAGGTGCCATGATCTTCTTCCTCTCAGTGACAGCCTATGACTACCTTGCTGCCATCTCCCGGCCCCTCTACTATGTCACCATCATGAACACTCAGCTCTGTGTGGGGCTGGTGGTGACAGCCTGGATGGTAGGTTTTGTTCATTCCACTTCCCAACTGGCTCTGATGCTTCCACTGCCTTTCTGTAGCCCCAACATCTTAGGTAGCTTCTACTGTGATGTTCCACAGGTACTGAGACTTGCCTGCACAGACACTTCTGTCTTAGAGTTCCTCACGATCAGCAGCAGTGAGATGCTTGATGTCATCTTGTTCCTCCTCCTCCCGATCTCCTACTCAGTCTTCCTGGTGATGCTGAGGTCCCACTCAGGGAAGGTAAGGAGGAAGGCAGCTTCTACCTGCACCACCCACATCATCGTCGTGCCTATGGTCTTCATTCAAAGCATTTACCTCTATGCCTGGCCCTTCACCTCCTTCTCCATGGACAAGGCTGTATCCTTCAGCCACAGGGCCGTGACCCCCATGGTAAACCCCATGATCTACACCCTGAGGAACCAGGAGATGCAGGCAGCTGTGAAGAGATTAAGGAGGCACTGGGTGGTTTGTAAAAGGGAGTGA